The following are encoded together in the Sphingomicrobium clamense genome:
- a CDS encoding TldD/PmbA family protein yields MQSPEQARSLVEQIVDAATRAGATAADAAYLGSASSSVEVRNGQLEGVDRSEGEKLGLRVFIGQRVASASVSDFSDDSRTALVERLIAMAKEATEDQYAGLAPKEMLASGDAPDLDLVDEHEPEPEALKERALAAEAAALAIEGVTNSQGTAASASSGLFAIATSHGFSGTSRSTGHGCTVSVVAERDGAKERDYHWMSARHLEDLDDPEAIGREAGERTVARLGPKPVKPGKYPILFDSRVATSLLSHLSGAISGASVARRSSFLMDRMGEQVFAKGIDIIDDPLRRRGLRSHAFDGEGLPVKKMKMIEDGVLRSWYADSAAARQLGIDPTGHAIRGPGGGPGAGPSNYYIAAGQRSPEEMMADVGTAILVTDMMGQGVNGVTGDYSRGAAGFLVRNGEIVHPVSEITVAGNLKDMFASLEPANDLEFKRGVDAPTILIPEMTVGSA; encoded by the coding sequence ATGCAATCACCCGAACAAGCCCGCTCGCTGGTCGAGCAGATCGTCGACGCCGCCACCAGGGCAGGCGCCACTGCCGCCGACGCCGCCTATCTCGGCAGCGCTTCCTCCTCGGTCGAAGTCCGCAACGGCCAGCTCGAGGGGGTCGATCGCTCGGAGGGCGAGAAGCTGGGCTTGCGTGTTTTCATCGGCCAGCGCGTCGCATCCGCATCGGTCAGCGATTTTTCCGACGACAGCCGTACCGCGCTGGTCGAGCGGCTGATCGCAATGGCGAAGGAGGCCACCGAAGACCAATATGCGGGCCTCGCTCCGAAAGAGATGCTGGCGAGCGGCGATGCGCCCGACCTCGACCTGGTCGACGAGCACGAGCCCGAGCCCGAGGCGCTGAAGGAGCGCGCGCTCGCCGCCGAGGCCGCGGCGCTGGCGATCGAGGGTGTCACCAATTCGCAAGGCACGGCCGCAAGCGCGTCGAGCGGCCTGTTCGCGATCGCGACCAGCCATGGCTTTTCGGGCACGTCGCGTTCGACCGGGCATGGTTGCACGGTCAGCGTGGTCGCCGAGCGCGACGGCGCGAAGGAGCGCGACTATCACTGGATGAGCGCGCGCCACCTCGAAGACCTCGACGACCCCGAAGCGATTGGACGAGAAGCGGGTGAACGCACGGTCGCCCGGCTCGGTCCCAAGCCGGTCAAGCCCGGCAAATACCCGATCCTATTCGACTCGCGCGTCGCCACGAGCCTGCTGTCCCATCTCTCGGGCGCGATCTCGGGCGCGTCGGTCGCGCGCCGTTCCAGCTTCCTGATGGACCGGATGGGCGAACAGGTCTTTGCCAAAGGCATCGACATTATCGATGACCCGCTGCGCAGGCGAGGCCTTCGCAGCCATGCCTTTGACGGCGAAGGTTTGCCGGTCAAAAAGATGAAGATGATCGAAGATGGCGTCCTCAGGAGCTGGTACGCCGACAGCGCGGCAGCACGCCAGCTGGGCATCGATCCGACCGGCCACGCAATCCGCGGCCCCGGCGGCGGGCCGGGCGCCGGCCCCAGCAACTATTACATCGCCGCCGGGCAGCGCAGCCCCGAAGAGATGATGGCGGACGTCGGCACAGCCATCCTCGTCACCGACATGATGGGGCAGGGGGTCAATGGCGTCACCGGCGACTATTCGCGCGGCGCGGCCGGTTTCCTCGTCCGGAATGGCGAGATCGTCCATCCGGTCAGCGAGATTACGGTCGCGGGCAACCTGAAGGACATGTTCGCCAGCCTCGAGCCGGCGAACGACCTGGAGTTCAAGCGCGGGGTCGATGCCCCGACCATCCTGATCCCTGAAATGACGGTGGGGTCCGCCTGA
- the ubiA gene encoding 4-hydroxybenzoate octaprenyltransferase has protein sequence MATDLVLDSERTGLIGALPASWRPYASLMRLDRPIGTWLLFWPCAWSVALAGVEGEWALFAWFLLGAFAMRSAGCAYNDIVDRDLDRQVERTKLRPLASGRVSLKQAWALTIALCLVGLIVLLQLPLAAQLIALASLALVAAYPFMKRITWWPQAWLGLVFSWGALVGWPSVTGSLAAPAVTLWAGTIFWVVGYDTIYAIQDKEDDALVGVKSSARAVGTRARPAVTLLYLAALGLWGWALWQAKPHVLALIALAPAALHLAWQAAQVDPDDGDEALRLFRSNRFTGLLVFAACLVVGLSVGS, from the coding sequence ATGGCTACCGACCTCGTCCTCGACAGCGAACGCACCGGCCTGATCGGCGCACTGCCCGCGTCGTGGCGTCCCTATGCCTCGCTCATGCGGTTGGACCGCCCGATCGGCACGTGGCTGCTATTCTGGCCCTGCGCGTGGAGCGTGGCGCTGGCAGGCGTCGAGGGGGAGTGGGCGTTGTTCGCCTGGTTCCTGCTCGGCGCCTTCGCCATGCGCTCGGCGGGCTGCGCCTATAACGATATCGTCGACCGCGATCTCGACCGCCAGGTCGAGCGTACGAAGCTGCGCCCGCTGGCTTCGGGACGCGTGTCGCTCAAGCAGGCATGGGCGCTGACCATCGCCCTGTGCCTCGTCGGCCTCATTGTCCTGCTGCAGCTCCCGCTGGCAGCGCAACTGATCGCGCTGGCCAGCCTCGCGCTCGTCGCCGCCTATCCGTTCATGAAGCGCATCACCTGGTGGCCGCAGGCGTGGCTCGGCCTCGTCTTCAGCTGGGGCGCGCTGGTCGGGTGGCCGTCGGTCACCGGATCGCTCGCCGCGCCCGCCGTCACTTTATGGGCGGGCACGATCTTCTGGGTGGTCGGCTACGACACGATCTACGCGATCCAGGACAAGGAAGACGACGCGCTGGTCGGGGTAAAGTCGAGCGCGAGGGCGGTCGGCACACGCGCGCGACCCGCCGTGACCTTGCTCTATCTGGCGGCGTTGGGCCTCTGGGGCTGGGCGCTCTGGCAGGCCAAACCGCATGTGCTGGCCCTGATCGCGCTGGCTCCGGCGGCGCTGCACCTTGCGTGGCAGGCAGCACAAGTCGACCCCGACGACGGCGACGAGGCGCTGCGCCTATTCCGCTCGAACCGCTTCACCGGCCTGCTTGTTTTCGCCGCCTGTCTCGTCGTTGGCTTGTCGGTCGGCAGCTGA
- a CDS encoding glutamate--cysteine ligase → MTTRTDLSESPPIEGRDDLLSVFSGGEKPKDKWLIGTEHEKFVYSCKDHHAPSWEEDGGIRDLLMAMTEFGWKPVIEDEKVIALVGEDGTISLEPSGQLELSGAALDNLHLTCAEAARHLRQVKAVGEKLDLGFLGLGMWPDKARDDLAWMPKGRYAIMRRYMPTKGDLGLDMMQRTCTIQTNLDYSSEADMVAKFRVGLALQPVATALFANSPFTEGKPNGYLSFRSHIWEDTDPDRTGMLPFVFEDGFGYERWADYILDVPMYFVFRDGINHDVAGKSFRDFLDRRLEGFEGETPTMADWTDHMSTAFPEVRLKSFLEMRGADGGPWSRICALPALWVGLLYDSGALDAAWDLVKNWTIEEREALRSAVPKLALKAPTPDGRTMRELASDVLDIAASGLQARGRTNGAGDTEVGFLDPLRDVVASGMTPADRLLERYHGEWDGDISRIYAEESF, encoded by the coding sequence ATGACGACGCGTACCGACCTTTCCGAAAGCCCGCCCATCGAAGGTCGCGACGACCTCTTGTCGGTTTTTTCCGGTGGCGAAAAGCCCAAGGACAAATGGCTAATCGGCACCGAGCACGAGAAGTTCGTCTACAGCTGCAAGGATCATCACGCGCCGTCGTGGGAAGAGGATGGCGGGATCCGCGACCTGCTGATGGCGATGACCGAATTCGGGTGGAAGCCGGTCATCGAGGATGAGAAGGTCATCGCGCTCGTGGGCGAAGACGGGACCATCAGCCTCGAACCCTCGGGCCAGCTCGAACTGTCGGGTGCCGCGCTCGACAATTTGCACCTCACCTGCGCTGAGGCCGCGCGCCACCTGCGCCAGGTCAAGGCGGTCGGGGAGAAACTGGATCTCGGTTTCTTGGGGCTCGGCATGTGGCCCGACAAGGCCCGCGACGACCTCGCCTGGATGCCCAAGGGCCGCTACGCGATCATGCGCCGCTACATGCCGACCAAGGGCGACCTCGGCCTCGACATGATGCAGCGCACCTGCACCATCCAGACCAACCTCGATTATTCGAGCGAAGCGGACATGGTCGCCAAGTTCCGCGTCGGCCTCGCGCTACAGCCGGTCGCGACCGCGCTCTTCGCCAACTCGCCCTTCACCGAGGGCAAGCCCAACGGCTATCTCTCCTTCCGCAGTCACATCTGGGAAGACACCGACCCCGATCGCACCGGCATGTTGCCGTTCGTGTTCGAAGACGGGTTCGGCTACGAACGCTGGGCGGACTATATCCTCGACGTGCCGATGTACTTCGTGTTTCGCGACGGCATCAATCACGACGTTGCCGGCAAGAGCTTTCGCGACTTTCTCGACCGCCGGCTCGAAGGCTTCGAAGGCGAGACGCCGACCATGGCCGACTGGACCGACCATATGTCGACCGCCTTCCCCGAAGTGCGGCTCAAGAGCTTTCTCGAAATGCGCGGAGCGGACGGCGGGCCGTGGAGCCGGATTTGCGCGCTTCCCGCATTGTGGGTCGGCCTCCTCTACGACAGCGGTGCGCTCGACGCGGCCTGGGACTTGGTCAAAAACTGGACCATCGAAGAGCGCGAAGCGCTGCGTAGCGCGGTGCCCAAGCTTGCGCTCAAGGCGCCGACGCCCGACGGGCGGACCATGCGCGAGCTCGCAAGCGACGTTCTCGACATTGCCGCATCGGGCCTGCAGGCGCGCGGGCGGACGAATGGCGCGGGCGACACCGAAGTCGGCTTCCTCGACCCGCTGCGTGATGTGGTCGCAAGCGGCATGACGCCTGCCGATCGCCTGCTCGAGCGCTATCACGGTGAATGGGATGGCGACATTTCGCGAATTTATGCTGAAGAGAGCTTCTAG
- a CDS encoding 16S rRNA (uracil(1498)-N(3))-methyltransferase, which yields MIATPAWPPKSTPRLFVEQDLAEGQGVMVEGNAAHYLGKVMRKGVGDPVLLFNGRDGEWLATIAEAGKKRLALALDRQTKEQEMTPDVTLAFAPIKKGRIEFLVEKAVELGADRLQPVIMNRSVVDKINLDKMRAYIVEAAEQCGRTSVAEIAEPMKLDAFLKVREPSVPLYFCDEEGGTPAPEAYGPPPATILVGPEGGFTDEERAAIRAAPGATAISLGPRILRAETASLAALATYMARTDWK from the coding sequence ATGATCGCAACCCCCGCATGGCCGCCAAAATCGACCCCGCGCCTGTTCGTCGAGCAGGATCTGGCCGAGGGCCAGGGCGTAATGGTCGAGGGCAATGCCGCCCATTATCTCGGCAAGGTCATGCGCAAGGGCGTTGGCGACCCGGTACTGCTGTTCAACGGACGCGACGGCGAATGGCTCGCGACGATCGCGGAGGCGGGGAAGAAGCGGCTGGCGCTGGCGCTCGATCGGCAGACGAAGGAGCAGGAAATGACGCCCGACGTCACCCTCGCCTTCGCGCCGATCAAGAAAGGGCGGATCGAGTTCCTCGTCGAAAAGGCGGTCGAGTTGGGCGCGGACAGGCTCCAGCCGGTGATTATGAACCGCTCGGTCGTCGACAAGATCAACCTCGACAAGATGCGCGCCTATATCGTCGAGGCTGCCGAGCAGTGTGGCCGCACCTCGGTCGCAGAGATTGCAGAGCCTATGAAGCTCGATGCTTTCCTGAAGGTCCGCGAGCCGTCGGTCCCGCTCTATTTCTGTGACGAGGAAGGCGGTACACCGGCACCCGAAGCTTACGGTCCGCCTCCCGCGACGATCCTCGTGGGGCCCGAGGGCGGGTTTACGGACGAAGAGCGCGCGGCGATCCGCGCGGCGCCGGGCGCAACCGCCATCTCGCTTGGCCCGCGCATTCTTCGCGCCGAGACCGCTTCCCTCGCGGCACTCGCCACCTATATGGCCCGAACCGACTGGAAATGA